The Pseudomonas sp. MPC6 nucleotide sequence TGTTCATGGCCAAACACAGCAAGTCCCATGACTTTGCCCCGGTGCTGGCGCAACCGGCCCTGTGCATCATGGCGCAGGGTCGCAAAGAGGTCAGGCTGGCCGACGAATACTTCAATTACGATCCGCTGAATTACCTGGTGGTCTCGGTTTCGATGCCACTGAGCGGGCGGGTGGTGAATGTCACGTCTGAAGAACCGATCCTCGCGGTGCGACTGGACATTGATCCGGCACAAATCACCGCGCTGATCGCCGACGCCGGCCCCCTCGGCGTCCCTACCCGTCCGACGGGGCGTGGTTTGTACGTCGAACGGCTGGACGCTGCGATGCTCGACGCCGTATTGCGCCTGGCTCGCCTGCTGGATACCCCAAAAGACATCGCCATGCTCGCGCCGCTGATTCGACGGGAGATTCTCTATCGATTGTTGCGCAGCCAACAGGGCCATCGGCTGTATGAAATCGCCATCGCCAACAGCCAGAGCCATCGCATCAGCCAGGCCATCAAATGGCTCAACGGCAATTATGAGCAACCGTTGCGCATCGATGATCTGGCCAAGGAAGTGAACCTGAGCGTATCGACGCTGCATCATCGGTTCAAGGCCATAACGGCGATGAGTCCGTTGCAGTATCAGAAGCAGTTGCGCTTGCAGGAGGCGCGGCGGTTGATGCTGGCCGAAGGGCTGGAAGCGTCGGCGGCGGGGTATCGGGTGGGGTATGAAAGCCCGTCGCAATTCAGCAGGGAGTACAGCCGGTTGTTCGGGGCGCCGCCGTTGCGGGATTTGGCGCGGTTGCGGTTGATGGTTTGAGCCTGCATTTGGGGTGTGGCTGATGGCCCTTCGCTGGCAAGCCAGCTCCTACAGGGGATCCGGGCTCACCACAAATCCCCTGTAGGAGCTGGCTTGCCAGCGAAGAGGCCAGCAAAGACAACCCATTTCTAAAACTGAAATCAGGCGCTGAGAACGCGACACGCCTCAGCCGGCAAGGTCACCGACACCGGATTGCCAATGCTCAACCCAAACCCCTGACACGGCGTGCTCAACGCCGTAAACGACACCCCGGAACACTCCACGGTGGTTTCGATCGTCGCGCCGATATCACGCACGAACGTCACCTTGCCGAGCAACCGATTGCCCGCTGTTGCCTGTGGCTGCGACAGTTGCAGGTCTTCAGGGCGGATCAGCATCCTGACCTTCTCCCCCACCACGATGCTGCTGCAGATCGGCACTTGCAGCGCATCGCCACCCGGCAAGCTCACCCTGCCATTGCCCAGCGCGGTGGCCGGGAAGATGTTGCCCGAGCCGATAAAGTCCGCGACGAACTCATTGGCCGGATGACGGTAGATCTCGATCGGCGTCCCCACTTGCTGCACGCGATGTTCACCCAGCACAACGACGATATCCGCCATGGTCATGGCTTCGCGCTGATCGTGGGTCACCATGATGGTGGTGATGTTCAGGCGCTGTTGCAGCTGGCGGATTTCCACCTGCATGGATTCGCGCAGCTTGGCATCCAGCGCCGACAACGGTTCGTCGAGCAGGAGGATTTTCGGGTGGCTGGCAATCGCCCGGGCAATCGCCACGCGCTGACGCTGACCACCGGAAAGTTTGGCCACCGGGCGATCAATCATTTCCTGCAATTGAATCAGCTCAAGCAACTCCACTACCCGCGCCTGCTGATCAGCCTTGCTGACCCCGCGCAGCTTCAGTGGGTAAGCAATGTTCTCCCCCACGGTCATGTGCGGAAATAGCGCCAGGGATTGAAACACCATGCCGAAATTGCGCTGGTGCGCCGGGGTGTGACCGATGTCTTCACCGTCCAGGCGAATCTCGCCGCCGCTGAGGGTTTCGAGCCCGGCGATCATCCGCAGCAAAGTGGTTTTGCCGCAGCCCGAAGGGCCGAGGAAACACACCAGCTTGCCTTCCGGCAAATGCAGGTTCACATCTTTTACCGCGCAGGCCGAGCCGTAATGTTTCTCGACGTTTTCCAGAATCAGACCAGACATATGAATCACCTCAAGAAATCAGAACGAAACGCCACCTTCACCGACCAGCTTCTCCAACGCCCAGATCAGGACGAAGTCGATCAGCACGATCAGCACGGCAAACGAGAAAACGGTAGGGTCGAGCGAAGACACGGTGCGGCTGTACATCCAGATCGGCACGGTCATGACGTCGATGGTGTAGAGGAAATAGGTCACGGTGAATTCGTTGAACGAGACGATGAACGCCAGCAGCATCCCCGCCAGGATCCCCGACTTCATCAACGGCACCACCACATCGACAATTGCCCGCAGCGGTGAGGCGCCAAGCATCTGCGCGGCCTCCTCGACTTCGCTGCCGATGGAGAGCATCGCGGCGGTGCAGTTCTTCACCACGAACGGCAATGCCAGAATCACGTGGGCAATCACCAGACGCGAAGTCGTCATCTGGAACGGCAGGCTGTCGAATACCAACAGCAACGCCAGCCCCAATACCACCATGGGGAATACCAGGGGCAACGACATCAACTGCAGCGCCACGGCCTTGCCACGGAACTCGCAACGGGTCAGCGCGTAAGCCGCCGGAACCGCGACAATCGTAGCGAAGACCATGGTCAGGCAAGCGACCATCAGGCTGGTGGTCATGGCCTTGCCCAGGCTCAGCACATCGCTGGAGTCCGGCGAGACAAAGGTGTGCCAGGCGGCCTTGTACCATTGCAGGCTGTAGCTGCTCGGCGGGAAGTCGAGGTTCGACGCTCCGCTGAACGACATCACGATCATCGTCAGGATCGGCAACACCGCCAGCAGCAGGATGAAGCCCGACAGGATGCCGGCAAACTTGCCGGTCTCGCCGGGCAGCAGCCCATAACGCTTCTTGGTCAGGGTACTCATTGGGAAGCCTCCAGCATGCGCCGACGACGGCCGGTGATGTATTCGGACAAGGTCATGATCGCGAGCGTAGTGACAATCAACACCACACCGGCAGCGGACGCGGCAGGCCAGTTCATCAGCGGGGCGATCTGGTCATGCACCATCACCGCCAGCATCGGCACGCGTCGGCCACCGAGTAGCAATGGCACCACGAAACTGCTGGCGTTGTAGGCGAACACCAACGTCGCACCGGTGATGATTCCCGGCATGCTCATCGGCAGCACCACCTGGCGGAACACTTGCAAGCGACTGGCGCCCAGGGTGGCGGCAGCTTCTTCGTAGGTACGGGCGACCCCGCGCATGGCGCTGGCAATCGGCAGCACCGCCAGCGGGAAGGCCGTCTGCACCAGGCCCATCAGCACGCCGTTCTGGTTGTACAGCAGCATGATCGGACGCTTGATCAGGCCCAGGCCCATCAGCGCCTGGTTGAGCATGCCGCCGGGCCCCAGGATCACCAGCCAGCCGTAACTTTGCAGCAACAGGTTGACCAACAACGGCAACAGCACCGCCGCGAGGAAGATCCGTCGCACAAAGGGCGAGGTCAGCCGTGACATGGTGTAGGCCACCGGGATCGCCAGCACCACCGCGATCACCGCGCTGATCAGGGCCAGGCGCAGGGTCAGCAGCAAGGATTTGAGGTAATAGGGTTCCAGCAGCTGGGCGTAACTGGCCAGGCTGAACCCGGTCCATTCCGCGCCTTTGGTGCCTACGCTCATGCGCAACACCAGGAGGCTGGCGGCAATCAGCACGCCCAGAAACAGCATCGACGGCGAGAGGAAAATCCAGGCGCGGGTCGTCGGCGAAACGCCCCGGTTGACGCGCGCGGGGGCCACGCTTACCGGGTGAGTCAGAGGTTGGTGTTCCATAGCAGTGGTCTCGTCAATGGAAAGCAGCTGGCAAACACAGCCCTCAAAACCACAACATTTCTAATGTGGGAGCGGGCTTGCTCGCGAAGAGGCCGTGTCAGTCGACATCAATGTTGAATGTCCCACCGCATTTCGCGAGCAAGCCCGCTCCCACATTGGATTTGTGGTGCTTTACGGGCTTGTGTTCGCCACTCGATCAGGAAGAAAAGATTTCCGTGTAGCGACGAATCCATTGGTCATGCACGGAGGCCAGGAAGGCGTTGTCGTGCATGATCGCCTTCTCGGCAATCTGCTCCGGCGTGAGGATGTACGGGCTCTTGCGCGCTTCGGCGGAGATGATCGCCTTGGCGTTGACCGGACCGTTGTAGATGTCTTCGGCCATCTTGCCCTGCACCAGCGGGTCCAGGGAGTGGTTGATGAAGGCGTAGACCAGGTCGGTATCGCCTGGACGATTCTTCGGCATCACCGACAGCATCAGGTCGGTATAGAAGCCTTCCTTCATGCCGAAGGTGGCGCCCAGACCGTAGGCCGGATCGCGGATCTGTTTCGGGAAAAACGCCGGTGCGTACAAGCCGCCCATGTCCAGGGAACCGGTGCGGAACAGCTCGGCGATCTGGTTCGGGTTTTCCCCCAGGGTCACCACGCGATCCTTGAGTTCGGCGAGTTTCTTGAAGCCAGGTTCGATGTTGTGCTCGTCACCACCGGCCAGTTTGGCGGCGATGATGATCAGGTCCATCGCCTCGGTCCAGTTCGGCGGCGGCAGGAAGATGTTCGGTGCCAGGTCGGCGTCCCACATCGCGGCGTAGCTGTCCGGCGCTTCTTTCACGGTGCGGGTGCTGTAGACCAGACTGTTGCACCACAGCAGGTAACCAATGCCGTGGCCACTGGCGCCGGTGCGGTATTTCTCCGGCACGTCGACCAGGTTGGGAATGCGGTTGAGGTCGGGTTTTTCCAGCAGCCCGGCGGCGGCCAGGCCTTCGGCGCCGACGCCGGCCAGGGTAATGACATCGTACTGCGGACGATCACCGGCGGCCTTGAGTTTGGCGACCATTTCCGAGGTGCTGCCGGTGCGGTCGGCGATGACTTTGCAACCGTACTTGTCCTCGAAGGTGGCTGCGATATTGCGCAGTGCGGCCAGGCCGGTGTCGTCAGACCAGGTCAGCAGGCGCAGGGTCTTGCCCTGGAAGCGCGTGTCGCTGGCATTGGCCCGGACGAAGGGCAGGCTCATGGCCGCTGCGGCTACGGACGCCACACCCACGGTTTTGATGAATTGACGTCGGTTCAGATCATGCTCGCCCATGAAGGACTCCCTTTGTTTTTGTAAGTATGAGGTGGGTCGCAACCCTTGCATCCGCGCGGTCGAACCTGCGTAAAGCCCCGGTTTCAAAGGGCAAGGGCGGCGCCGACAGCTTCATCCTGAGGTCGTGCAAAACAGCTGACTATCGATAAAAACTCATTGAAGCCATGACGCCAGTGCATGCCTCCCTGTAGGAGCGAGCTTGCTCGCGATGGACGTTAACGATAACGGGGGCTGGCTGGATAAACGCGGCGCCCTTTCGTCCTTCGCGAGCAAGCTCGCTCCTACAGGGAGGGGCCCTCAGAGCGCCCGAATCACGTGTTTGATTTCCTGAAAGGCCTGCAAGCCCCACGGGCCCAATTCACGGCCAATGCTGCTCTGCTTGTAGCCACCCCAGGCGGTCTGCGGGAAGATCACTTGCGGCGCGTTGATCCACACCAGCCCCGCCTGCAGGGCATTGGCGACCCGATCCGCAGCCTCGGCGTCGCGAGTGACCACGCTGGCCACCAGGCCGAATTGGCTGTCGTTGGCCAAGGCAATCGCCTCGGCTTCGCTGGCGAAACTGCGCACGCAGATCACCGGGCCGAAAATCTCTTCACACCACAGTGCACTGTCCAGGGGCACATCGGTGAAAATCGTCGGCTGCAAAAAATAGCCGCGTGGCAGGTCTGCCGGACGATTGCCGCCGCAAATCAGTTGGGCGCCGGCACTCAAACCGCGATCGATGTGGCCGAGCACACGCTGGTATTGCGCCTGATTGACCAGTGCGCCCATTTCCACGTTCGGGTCGAACGGGTCGGCCACGCGAATGGTCTCGGCGCGGGTTTTCAGTTTCGCCAGAAACTCATCGGCCAGTTCATCGGCGACCAGCACACGGCTGGTGGCGGAACACATCTGCCCGGCGTTGAAAAAACCGCCGCCACAGGCCACTTCCACGGCCAGTTCGATGTCGGCGTCCTTGAGCACCAGCAGCGAGGATTTGCCACCCAGTTCCAGGCTCACGCCCTTCACCGTTTCCGCTGCCCGTTGCATCACTTGCACGCCGACTGCGTTGCTGCCGGTGAAGGAAATTTTGGCAATGCGCGCATCGGCTGACAGCGGCGCACCGACCGCCAGGCCTGTGCCGCAGACCAGGTTGAACACGCCCTTGGGCAGACCCGCCCCGGCGATGATCGCTGCCAGTTCCAGCTCCGGCAGCGGTGTCACTTCGGAAGGCTTGAGCACCACGCAGCAACCGGCGGCCAACGCCGGAGCGAGTTTCCAGGCGGTGGTGACCATCGGGAAATTCCACGGCACGATCAGGCCGACCACTCCGCAGGGTTCGCGGCGCAGGCGGGCGCTGAAATCGTCGGTCGGTAACTCGACTGCGCTGTCCTGTTTCGCGTCGAGGCCTTCGGCCAGCCCGGCGTAATACTCGAACGTGGCGATCACGTCATCGACGTCGATAGCCGCTTCGAACAGCGGCTTGCCGTTGTTGCTCGACTGCAAGAGCATCAACTGCTCGCGACCGGCCTGCACGCCCGCGGCGATGTTGCGCAAAATCGCGCCACGCTCGGCGCCGGTGGTGGTCGACCAGCCCTTGAAGGCTTCGGTCGCCGCGCTGACGGCGTGATCGACGGCGCGTTCATCACCGCCGTTGACGGTGGTCAACAAGGCTTCGGTCGCGGGGTTGATTACCCGCAGATGTTCGTGGCCGGCGGACCATTGGCCATCGATGTACAGGCCATCGAGCGTCGTAGGAAAACTCATTTCGACACCGCCTGCATCCACTGGGTCTGGTCGATTTCGATCAGCGTCGGGCCTTGGCGATCGGCGGCGGCGCGCAACGCACTGCGCAGTTGCTCGACACCGTTGACGGCTTCGGCGGCACACCCCAGCGCCTTGGCCACGCCGATGAAGTCCGGGGTATAGATGTCCACGCCGACCGGCTCGATGGCGCGGTTGACCATGTATTTCTTGATCTCTTCGTAGCCCTGGTTATTCCACAACAGGACAATCACCGGGGTGCGTGCTTCAACGGCGCTGGCCAGTTCCGGCAAGGTGAATTGCAAGCCACCGTCGCCGATCAGGCACACCACCGGAGGCCGGGTACCGTTTTCAGCACTGCCGCCGAGCCAGGCGCCAATCGCTGCCGGCAACGCATAGCCGAGGGTGCCGTAGCCGGTGGATGAGTTGAACCAGCGACGCGGACGTTCCGGGTTGAACGTCAGGTTGCCGGTGTACACCGGTTGGGTCGAGTCGCCGACGAAAACCGCGTCTGGCAACTCGTGCAAGACGGTCTCCAGGAATCGCGTCTGCGCCAGGGTCGGTGCGTCCCAGGTGGCGGCGAGTTCTTCGCGCAAACGTGCAGCACGCACCTGGCCCCAATCGTTGCGGCGTTCGGCCAGCGACTTGTGGGACAACGCGCCCAGCAAGGCGTGGGCCGCATTGCGCGAGTCGGACACCAGCGCCACGTGCGGCGGATAGTTGCGCACGGTCTGGTCCGGATCGATGTCCACCCGCAGCAACTTGCCAGGAATCTCGAAACCACCGGCGAAGGTCACGTCGTAGTCGGTCTCGGCCAGTTCGGTGCCGATCGCCAATACCACGTCGGCCTCGGCGACCAACGCGCGAGTGGCAACCAGACTCTGGGTCGAACCGATCAGCAACGGATGCCTGGATTCGAGCATGCCTTTGGCATTGATGGTCAGGGCCACCGGCGCATCCAGCAGTTCGGCCAGTTCAGTCAGTTCGGCAGCCGCA carries:
- a CDS encoding aldehyde dehydrogenase family protein is translated as MSFPTTLDGLYIDGQWSAGHEHLRVINPATEALLTTVNGGDERAVDHAVSAATEAFKGWSTTTGAERGAILRNIAAGVQAGREQLMLLQSSNNGKPLFEAAIDVDDVIATFEYYAGLAEGLDAKQDSAVELPTDDFSARLRREPCGVVGLIVPWNFPMVTTAWKLAPALAAGCCVVLKPSEVTPLPELELAAIIAGAGLPKGVFNLVCGTGLAVGAPLSADARIAKISFTGSNAVGVQVMQRAAETVKGVSLELGGKSSLLVLKDADIELAVEVACGGGFFNAGQMCSATSRVLVADELADEFLAKLKTRAETIRVADPFDPNVEMGALVNQAQYQRVLGHIDRGLSAGAQLICGGNRPADLPRGYFLQPTIFTDVPLDSALWCEEIFGPVICVRSFASEAEAIALANDSQFGLVASVVTRDAEAADRVANALQAGLVWINAPQVIFPQTAWGGYKQSSIGRELGPWGLQAFQEIKHVIRAL
- a CDS encoding ABC transporter ATP-binding protein, with the translated sequence MSGLILENVEKHYGSACAVKDVNLHLPEGKLVCFLGPSGCGKTTLLRMIAGLETLSGGEIRLDGEDIGHTPAHQRNFGMVFQSLALFPHMTVGENIAYPLKLRGVSKADQQARVVELLELIQLQEMIDRPVAKLSGGQRQRVAIARAIASHPKILLLDEPLSALDAKLRESMQVEIRQLQQRLNITTIMVTHDQREAMTMADIVVVLGEHRVQQVGTPIEIYRHPANEFVADFIGSGNIFPATALGNGRVSLPGGDALQVPICSSIVVGEKVRMLIRPEDLQLSQPQATAGNRLLGKVTFVRDIGATIETTVECSGVSFTALSTPCQGFGLSIGNPVSVTLPAEACRVLSA
- a CDS encoding ABC transporter permease, producing the protein MSTLTKKRYGLLPGETGKFAGILSGFILLLAVLPILTMIVMSFSGASNLDFPPSSYSLQWYKAAWHTFVSPDSSDVLSLGKAMTTSLMVACLTMVFATIVAVPAAYALTRCEFRGKAVALQLMSLPLVFPMVVLGLALLLVFDSLPFQMTTSRLVIAHVILALPFVVKNCTAAMLSIGSEVEEAAQMLGASPLRAIVDVVVPLMKSGILAGMLLAFIVSFNEFTVTYFLYTIDVMTVPIWMYSRTVSSLDPTVFSFAVLIVLIDFVLIWALEKLVGEGGVSF
- a CDS encoding ABC transporter substrate-binding protein, producing MGEHDLNRRQFIKTVGVASVAAAAMSLPFVRANASDTRFQGKTLRLLTWSDDTGLAALRNIAATFEDKYGCKVIADRTGSTSEMVAKLKAAGDRPQYDVITLAGVGAEGLAAAGLLEKPDLNRIPNLVDVPEKYRTGASGHGIGYLLWCNSLVYSTRTVKEAPDSYAAMWDADLAPNIFLPPPNWTEAMDLIIIAAKLAGGDEHNIEPGFKKLAELKDRVVTLGENPNQIAELFRTGSLDMGGLYAPAFFPKQIRDPAYGLGATFGMKEGFYTDLMLSVMPKNRPGDTDLVYAFINHSLDPLVQGKMAEDIYNGPVNAKAIISAEARKSPYILTPEQIAEKAIMHDNAFLASVHDQWIRRYTEIFSS
- a CDS encoding ABC transporter permease; protein product: MEHQPLTHPVSVAPARVNRGVSPTTRAWIFLSPSMLFLGVLIAASLLVLRMSVGTKGAEWTGFSLASYAQLLEPYYLKSLLLTLRLALISAVIAVVLAIPVAYTMSRLTSPFVRRIFLAAVLLPLLVNLLLQSYGWLVILGPGGMLNQALMGLGLIKRPIMLLYNQNGVLMGLVQTAFPLAVLPIASAMRGVARTYEEAAATLGASRLQVFRQVVLPMSMPGIITGATLVFAYNASSFVVPLLLGGRRVPMLAVMVHDQIAPLMNWPAASAAGVVLIVTTLAIMTLSEYITGRRRRMLEASQ
- a CDS encoding AraC family transcriptional regulator, with translation MSSLDHFQAPLDADMEKQRAELAAIIRRNTQEDGNYATAIDSLFMAKHSKSHDFAPVLAQPALCIMAQGRKEVRLADEYFNYDPLNYLVVSVSMPLSGRVVNVTSEEPILAVRLDIDPAQITALIADAGPLGVPTRPTGRGLYVERLDAAMLDAVLRLARLLDTPKDIAMLAPLIRREILYRLLRSQQGHRLYEIAIANSQSHRISQAIKWLNGNYEQPLRIDDLAKEVNLSVSTLHHRFKAITAMSPLQYQKQLRLQEARRLMLAEGLEASAAGYRVGYESPSQFSREYSRLFGAPPLRDLARLRLMV
- a CDS encoding 5-guanidino-2-oxopentanoate decarboxylase, translated to MATCGEVLVKLLEDYGVEQVFGIPGVHTVELYRGLARSSINHVTPRHEQGAGFMADGYARTSGKPGVCFIITGPGMTNITTAMGQAYADSIPMLVISSVQTRNQLGGGRGKLHELPNQSALVGGVAAFSHTLMSASELPGVLARAFALFQAGRPRPVHIEIPLDVLVEEADDLLASLPVNIDRAGASPSAINRMTELLAGARRPLILAGGGAIDAAAELTELAELLDAPVALTINAKGMLESRHPLLIGSTQSLVATRALVAEADVVLAIGTELAETDYDVTFAGGFEIPGKLLRVDIDPDQTVRNYPPHVALVSDSRNAAHALLGALSHKSLAERRNDWGQVRAARLREELAATWDAPTLAQTRFLETVLHELPDAVFVGDSTQPVYTGNLTFNPERPRRWFNSSTGYGTLGYALPAAIGAWLGGSAENGTRPPVVCLIGDGGLQFTLPELASAVEARTPVIVLLWNNQGYEEIKKYMVNRAIEPVGVDIYTPDFIGVAKALGCAAEAVNGVEQLRSALRAAADRQGPTLIEIDQTQWMQAVSK